From Bdellovibrio bacteriovorus, one genomic window encodes:
- a CDS encoding endonuclease/exonuclease/phosphatase family protein has translation MVPYIIPTKEKVLLKIGEAQNLPAPTSEFDIFVWNVYKGQKAHIFEKDFRKLGEGKDFILLQEALVDDKMPKIWQQDFATYEWHLAQSFHYKKDLRSTGVAIGAKLPPASVDFIRAKTRELFWLTPKLTLFNEYDFGGTKALFVCTHVLNFVTLKAFTASLYEIAAKMSEFKGPIVLAGDFNTWNVKRYLIMKSIFRDLNLEHLDLENDGRLLKLDHVFVRGFDVIKAQVHHTIISSDHFPLEIRLKVGDPNKPTDPNLILQP, from the coding sequence ATGGTTCCATACATCATACCTACGAAAGAAAAAGTCCTTCTGAAAATCGGAGAAGCGCAAAATCTGCCAGCTCCGACTTCAGAGTTCGATATTTTCGTATGGAATGTGTATAAGGGACAAAAAGCCCATATCTTTGAAAAAGACTTTCGAAAGCTAGGTGAGGGAAAAGACTTTATCCTTCTTCAAGAAGCTTTGGTCGACGATAAAATGCCCAAAATCTGGCAGCAGGATTTTGCAACTTACGAATGGCACCTGGCTCAAAGCTTTCACTACAAAAAAGACTTAAGAAGTACGGGTGTTGCTATCGGAGCAAAACTTCCACCCGCATCTGTCGATTTTATCCGCGCAAAAACCAGAGAGCTCTTCTGGCTCACTCCAAAGCTGACCCTTTTTAATGAATACGATTTCGGCGGCACCAAAGCTCTTTTCGTCTGCACGCACGTTCTTAACTTCGTCACGCTAAAAGCCTTTACGGCGTCACTGTATGAAATTGCTGCGAAGATGAGTGAATTCAAAGGTCCCATTGTGCTTGCCGGCGACTTCAACACATGGAACGTGAAACGCTATCTCATCATGAAAAGTATTTTCAGAGATTTAAACTTAGAGCATTTGGATCTAGAAAACGACGGACGTCTTTTAAAGCTTGATCACGTTTTCGTCAGAGGCTTTGATGTTATCAAAGCTCAAGTGCATCACACGATTATTAGTTCAGATCATTTTCCATTAGAGATTCGTTTGAAGGTCGGTGATCCCAATAAGCCCACCGATCCGAATCTTATCTTACAGCCTTAA
- the nrfH gene encoding cytochrome c nitrite reductase small subunit has translation MSKLNIIFLILFGVVLGLGCYSFIYAKGYSYMSDDPKACVNCHIMNENMDSWIKGTHHHVAKCNDCHLPHNIVGKYAVKALNGFNHSAAFTLQNFPDPIRIREHSLKVVKSSCLSCHQPMVQAMNHGGKNINEETNCLHCHRNVGHVK, from the coding sequence ATGAGTAAACTGAACATCATCTTTCTGATTCTCTTTGGAGTTGTCCTAGGACTGGGCTGCTACTCGTTCATTTACGCCAAGGGCTACTCCTATATGTCGGATGATCCCAAGGCCTGCGTGAATTGCCATATTATGAATGAAAATATGGACTCATGGATTAAGGGCACGCACCATCACGTCGCAAAATGCAATGATTGCCATCTTCCGCACAACATCGTCGGTAAATATGCAGTGAAGGCTTTGAATGGCTTTAATCACTCTGCGGCTTTTACTCTGCAAAACTTCCCCGATCCCATTCGTATTCGTGAGCACAGCCTGAAAGTCGTTAAAAGCTCATGCTTAAGCTGTCATCAGCCCATGGTTCAAGCGATGAATCATGGTGGCAAAAATATCAATGAAGAGACCAATTGCCTGCATTGTCACCGCAACGTTGGACACGTGAAATAG
- a CDS encoding methionyl-tRNA formyltransferase — protein sequence MNKPDKKVILFLMTEKGLRVLNRIIADFTSERISFVVTCKDPAVDNDFHSDIVETCSKNNIEVYTKLPQKIATENELYIAISWRTLIPISDGKRLVVFHDSLLPRYRGFNPLVSALINGETTIGATALIADEKYDRGKILLQKSAKIEYPIKIQTAIQRIAGIYEELATDIVSNFLSGKKMEEIEQNEENATYSIWRDEEDYKIDWHFDAKRILRQIDAVGYPYKGASTTLEQKTVRIMSAEAVDSLLFENNSPGKIFEIEGGYPIVLCGRGQLKITDLRDEYGQSLLPLKKLKLRFGAK from the coding sequence TTGAATAAACCTGATAAAAAGGTCATACTTTTTCTAATGACCGAAAAAGGTCTTCGGGTCTTAAACAGAATAATTGCTGATTTTACATCAGAAAGAATTTCCTTTGTCGTAACATGCAAAGACCCGGCCGTAGATAATGACTTCCACAGTGACATAGTCGAAACATGCAGTAAAAACAATATTGAAGTTTACACTAAATTGCCCCAAAAAATTGCAACAGAAAACGAACTTTATATCGCGATCTCCTGGAGAACTCTCATTCCTATTTCGGACGGAAAAAGGTTGGTAGTTTTTCACGACTCACTACTCCCTCGTTATCGAGGTTTCAACCCGTTGGTTTCGGCCCTAATTAACGGTGAAACAACAATTGGCGCCACCGCATTAATCGCTGATGAAAAGTATGACCGCGGAAAAATTCTTTTACAGAAGAGCGCAAAAATTGAGTATCCAATAAAGATCCAAACCGCAATTCAACGTATTGCTGGCATATACGAAGAACTCGCTACAGATATTGTTAGCAACTTTCTTTCAGGTAAAAAAATGGAAGAAATCGAGCAAAACGAAGAGAATGCAACATATAGTATATGGCGAGATGAGGAAGACTACAAAATTGACTGGCACTTTGATGCAAAACGCATCCTTCGCCAGATAGATGCAGTGGGTTATCCTTACAAAGGGGCATCCACAACTCTCGAACAAAAAACAGTACGTATCATGTCTGCTGAAGCAGTAGATTCTTTGCTCTTTGAAAACAATTCTCCCGGGAAGATTTTCGAGATTGAAGGCGGTTATCCGATTGTCTTATGCGGAAGGGGCCAATTAAAAATAACCGATCTTCGTGATGAATACGGACAAAGTTTACTGCCCTTGAAAAAACTGAAGCTTCGCTTCGGTGCAAAGTAG
- the cysK gene encoding cysteine synthase A, producing the protein MKIYSDITKTIGQTPLIEMQRIGKGLPGRLLLKLEFFNPLGSVKDRIGLAMIEDAERTGKLKPGMEILEPTSGNTGIALAFVAAAKGYSITLVMPETMSQERRTLLLLLGAKIVLTPGPLGMKGAIAKSMELAEKNPNTWTPRQFDNPANPEIHKQTTANEIWNDTDGGVDIVVSGVGTSGTITGVGQVLKAKKPSVKMIAVEPVESAVLSGGKPGPHKIQGLGAGFVPSVMDRSVVDGVEQVSSEESMKVAREVIKKEGIPVGISSGAAIAAGLRLAQKEENRGKNIVVIVPSYTERYLSTMLAEQERQEAQSLQVTTVDESYLSRVK; encoded by the coding sequence ATGAAAATATACTCAGACATCACAAAGACCATCGGACAAACCCCACTGATCGAAATGCAAAGAATCGGGAAGGGGCTTCCGGGGCGACTTCTTCTTAAACTTGAATTTTTCAATCCACTGGGTTCGGTGAAAGATCGTATCGGTCTTGCGATGATTGAAGATGCTGAACGCACGGGAAAGCTTAAGCCCGGGATGGAGATCTTAGAGCCCACCTCCGGTAACACGGGGATCGCCTTGGCCTTTGTAGCTGCGGCGAAAGGTTATTCCATCACGCTGGTGATGCCTGAAACAATGTCGCAAGAAAGACGAACTCTCTTGCTATTGCTTGGTGCAAAAATCGTATTAACTCCAGGCCCCCTGGGTATGAAAGGGGCAATCGCAAAATCCATGGAGCTTGCGGAAAAAAATCCAAACACCTGGACACCTCGCCAGTTTGATAACCCGGCAAATCCAGAAATTCATAAGCAAACAACAGCGAATGAAATCTGGAACGACACAGACGGGGGAGTTGATATCGTAGTCAGCGGTGTCGGAACGTCTGGCACGATCACAGGTGTTGGCCAAGTACTTAAAGCTAAAAAACCTTCAGTAAAAATGATCGCGGTAGAACCCGTTGAAAGCGCCGTGCTTTCTGGTGGGAAGCCGGGTCCACATAAAATCCAAGGGTTGGGCGCAGGATTTGTTCCTAGTGTAATGGATCGCTCTGTCGTTGATGGAGTTGAGCAAGTGTCGTCTGAAGAATCCATGAAAGTTGCTCGAGAAGTGATCAAAAAAGAAGGTATTCCGGTTGGAATATCATCAGGGGCCGCGATCGCTGCAGGACTTCGTCTGGCGCAGAAAGAAGAAAATCGTGGAAAGAACATCGTCGTGATTGTTCCAAGCTACACGGAAAGATATCTTTCAACGATGCTAGCTGAACAAGAAAGACAAGAAGCGCAGTCGCTTCAAGTTACGACGGTGGATGAAAGCTATTTAAGTCGGGTGAAATAA
- a CDS encoding ammonia-forming cytochrome c nitrite reductase subunit c552 encodes MTKSKGIFLAVGGAAIATVLLTALLVNIFERKTEAKNVFYRVVELTDDMDDPAIWGKNFPHQYDSYLRTADMRRTKYGGSEAFPHVPTEKDPRDVVSQQKLDEDPRLKIMWAGYAFSKDFREERGHAYMLSDQIFTERQNVTKQPGTCLNCHASTYVLYKKLGDGDITKGFEEMNKIPYKEIVHSVNHPVSCIDCHDPSTMSLRVTRPAFIEGIRAFKATQGIKEYDVNKMATRQEMRTFVCGQCHVEYYFKGADKRLTYPWADGLKADQILEYYKKDSHKDWVHAETGAAVLKAQHPEFEMFNQGTHARAGVACVDCHMPYERMGAMKITNHHVQSPLLNINKACQTCHNVPEAELKARAETIQDRHMELRNIAFDALVDYIKDLKEFKDVDLTKTPNKKLAEARDLQKQAQFLFDFVEAENSSGFHAPQESARVLGLSIEKVREGQKIVAELRREMKTTK; translated from the coding sequence ATGACAAAATCAAAAGGGATTTTTCTAGCTGTCGGAGGAGCTGCCATAGCCACAGTCTTGTTGACGGCTCTTCTAGTGAATATCTTTGAGCGCAAAACGGAAGCGAAGAATGTTTTCTATCGCGTAGTGGAACTTACGGATGACATGGATGATCCAGCGATTTGGGGGAAGAACTTTCCTCATCAGTATGATTCTTATCTGCGCACGGCAGATATGCGCCGAACGAAGTACGGTGGTTCTGAGGCTTTTCCTCATGTGCCGACAGAAAAAGATCCTCGTGATGTCGTATCTCAACAAAAGCTGGATGAGGACCCTCGCTTGAAAATCATGTGGGCGGGCTATGCGTTTTCTAAAGACTTCCGCGAAGAACGTGGACACGCTTATATGCTTTCGGATCAGATCTTTACGGAAAGACAGAATGTCACGAAACAACCGGGGACTTGTTTGAACTGTCATGCTTCGACTTACGTGCTTTATAAAAAATTAGGTGATGGCGACATCACTAAAGGTTTTGAAGAGATGAACAAGATTCCATATAAAGAAATCGTTCACTCTGTGAATCACCCCGTCTCTTGTATTGACTGTCATGACCCTTCGACGATGTCTTTGCGTGTGACTCGCCCGGCATTTATTGAAGGCATTCGTGCTTTCAAAGCGACTCAAGGAATTAAAGAATACGACGTGAACAAGATGGCGACTCGTCAAGAGATGCGCACCTTCGTGTGCGGTCAGTGTCACGTCGAGTACTACTTCAAAGGTGCTGATAAACGTCTGACTTATCCTTGGGCCGATGGTCTTAAAGCCGATCAAATTTTGGAATACTATAAAAAAGACAGTCATAAAGACTGGGTGCATGCTGAAACTGGGGCGGCTGTTTTAAAAGCACAACATCCCGAGTTTGAAATGTTCAATCAGGGAACACATGCGCGCGCGGGTGTGGCTTGCGTTGATTGTCACATGCCTTATGAACGTATGGGTGCCATGAAAATCACGAACCATCATGTGCAAAGCCCTCTGCTCAATATCAACAAGGCCTGCCAAACTTGCCATAACGTTCCCGAAGCAGAGCTGAAAGCGCGAGCTGAAACCATCCAAGATCGTCATATGGAGCTTCGTAATATCGCGTTTGATGCGCTGGTTGATTATATCAAGGATCTTAAAGAGTTTAAGGACGTTGATTTGACGAAGACTCCGAATAAAAAGTTGGCGGAGGCTCGCGATTTACAAAAGCAGGCTCAATTCTTATTTGATTTTGTCGAAGCTGAAAACTCTTCAGGCTTCCATGCTCCTCAGGAATCTGCTCGCGTATTAGGTCTCTCAATTGAAAAAGTCCGCGAAGGTCAAAAAATAGTCGCTGAACTTCGAAGAGAAATGAAAACCACGAAATAA
- a CDS encoding cytochrome c biogenesis protein ResB, which translates to MELAVLIIASIAVIIAIGTVVEAKYDAWTAKNLVYASIWMYVAMGALVTSLIAVIVDRWPWKPRHASFIFAHVGIIILIYGSLLTQVFGVDGTVRLSKTEGPVKEVTVQDTDIVIYRSPDGSDYEKIYTEEVNYLKYPVTTDKPVLIKSRDLNFEILESIPYSVPKLQVEASPQPQSGAAVRFQLANPNVSQVDWLVQRNVFEKVEAQVGPVLITLGGLWDRNPSINEIRFNINEKGSLTYALYGRDETKPFKQGVAKEGDLVETGWMGLQLRILRYLPKAVQKYDVTRLDHPVPGSSPSLRVRYNGQESYLFLNDYVKVFTENRVYLVSYQNRRLPLGFEISLDEFRKTDYPGTMRAMAYQSAVNYDGGNKALISMNEPLKYKKFYIYQASFEEGPNGIVKASVLSVNHDPGRVWKYFGSAIMCLGIVLLFYFRKRKNAQPS; encoded by the coding sequence ATGGAGTTAGCAGTTTTAATAATTGCCTCCATCGCCGTGATAATTGCTATCGGCACTGTCGTTGAAGCTAAGTACGATGCGTGGACTGCGAAGAATTTAGTCTATGCTTCCATTTGGATGTACGTTGCAATGGGAGCGCTAGTGACGAGTCTGATTGCCGTCATTGTGGATCGCTGGCCCTGGAAGCCCCGTCACGCTTCTTTTATTTTCGCGCATGTTGGAATTATCATTCTTATATACGGTTCGCTTTTAACTCAAGTTTTTGGTGTCGATGGAACTGTTCGCCTTTCAAAGACGGAAGGCCCGGTTAAAGAAGTGACTGTGCAAGACACGGACATTGTGATCTACCGCTCCCCGGATGGATCTGATTACGAAAAGATTTATACCGAAGAGGTGAACTATTTAAAATATCCAGTAACGACAGACAAGCCCGTTTTAATCAAAAGCCGTGATCTTAATTTCGAAATATTAGAGTCTATTCCCTATTCTGTGCCGAAGCTTCAGGTCGAAGCTTCTCCGCAACCTCAAAGTGGTGCTGCGGTTCGATTTCAGTTGGCAAATCCCAATGTCAGTCAAGTGGACTGGTTAGTTCAAAGAAATGTTTTTGAAAAAGTAGAAGCCCAAGTGGGACCAGTCTTAATTACTTTAGGAGGACTCTGGGATCGCAATCCTTCCATCAATGAAATTCGCTTCAACATCAATGAAAAAGGCTCCTTGACGTATGCACTTTATGGAAGAGATGAAACAAAACCTTTTAAACAAGGAGTTGCTAAAGAAGGTGATCTAGTTGAAACCGGATGGATGGGTTTACAACTTCGTATTCTTCGCTATTTACCTAAAGCTGTTCAAAAATATGATGTGACTCGATTGGATCATCCGGTCCCTGGAAGCTCCCCTTCACTTCGCGTTCGTTACAACGGACAAGAAAGCTATTTATTCTTAAATGACTACGTCAAAGTGTTCACTGAAAATCGCGTGTATTTGGTTTCCTATCAGAATCGTCGACTGCCATTGGGGTTTGAAATTTCCCTCGATGAATTTAGAAAAACTGATTATCCGGGCACGATGCGCGCGATGGCTTATCAAAGTGCTGTTAATTATGATGGTGGAAATAAGGCGCTTATTTCTATGAATGAGCCTTTGAAGTATAAAAAGTTTTATATCTATCAGGCGAGTTTTGAGGAAGGGCCTAATGGGATTGTGAAGGCTTCTGTTCTCTCAGTGAACCATGATCCGGGTCGCGTCTGGAAGTATTTTGGCTCTGCAATAATGTGTCTAGGAATAGTCCTTTTATTTTACTTCCGTAAACGAAAGAATGCTCAACCATCGTAG
- a CDS encoding glycosyltransferase family 2 protein has product MLTTAAIIVSHHVEGRKSDTICKLLFSLSHLNMRLNMPTNSPKKLLSIVSPVYRAEKIVHLLVETIESSLGHFQGSFEIILVEDGSPDGSWTAIEEVCRNNPRVKGIKLSRNFGQHAAITAGLQSCSGEWIVVMDCDLQDRPEEIVQLYKKAQEGFDIVLAQRIERQDHLFKKSLSKLFYKILSALTGTTFDPSIANFGIYRSKVIDAVRSMNEPIRFFPVMIKWCGFKSTSLPVQHASRQDGGSTYSFSKLCALGLDIVLAHSDKPLRMVAGLGLGMSGISLLLMIAVIIRALTNGFAVLGYASLVTLMLFCTGMIVFILGIIGLYIGKIFEATKQRPIYLVSERHNFE; this is encoded by the coding sequence ATGTTAACCACTGCTGCCATTATCGTTTCGCATCATGTTGAAGGAAGAAAAAGCGATACAATTTGTAAACTTTTATTTAGCTTAAGTCACCTTAACATGAGACTTAACATGCCGACCAATAGCCCTAAGAAACTCCTAAGTATCGTGAGTCCTGTCTACAGGGCTGAGAAAATCGTACATTTATTAGTCGAAACAATCGAAAGCTCACTAGGCCATTTCCAAGGAAGTTTTGAAATCATTCTTGTCGAGGATGGGAGTCCCGACGGAAGCTGGACTGCCATTGAAGAAGTCTGCCGAAATAATCCAAGAGTGAAGGGTATAAAACTCAGCCGCAACTTCGGGCAGCATGCCGCTATTACTGCCGGCCTACAATCATGTTCGGGAGAGTGGATCGTAGTAATGGACTGCGACCTCCAAGACAGGCCTGAGGAAATTGTGCAATTGTACAAAAAAGCTCAAGAAGGTTTTGATATCGTTCTTGCTCAAAGAATTGAGCGCCAAGATCATCTTTTTAAAAAAAGTTTATCAAAATTATTTTATAAAATCTTATCTGCTCTAACCGGCACGACTTTTGATCCATCTATAGCAAACTTTGGAATATACCGAAGTAAAGTCATCGATGCCGTCCGCAGCATGAACGAGCCAATTCGCTTTTTCCCGGTAATGATAAAGTGGTGCGGCTTCAAGTCTACTTCGCTACCGGTTCAACACGCCTCAAGACAGGACGGCGGCTCTACCTATAGTTTTTCTAAGCTTTGCGCACTTGGGCTCGACATTGTTCTTGCCCACTCAGATAAACCTCTTCGCATGGTTGCTGGTTTGGGGTTGGGTATGTCGGGCATATCACTTCTACTAATGATCGCAGTCATCATCCGGGCTTTGACAAACGGATTCGCTGTATTGGGTTACGCCAGCCTTGTTACCCTGATGCTTTTTTGCACCGGCATGATTGTCTTCATACTGGGAATTATTGGCCTTTACATCGGCAAAATTTTTGAGGCTACTAAGCAGCGTCCGATTTATTTAGTTTCCGAAAGGCATAACTTTGAATAA
- a CDS encoding class I SAM-dependent methyltransferase — protein MSEFQKIDGIYFSESKKNVSYPEQGNDTYFEIEDKSFWFKHRNLIIEKVLKKYVPEMIDFYDLGGGNGFVAQKIASMGYSVTLVEAGSGVFNALKRGIDNVYCADIVGFKSTKPNAVVGLFDVIEHFDKPENVYKSIHENMPGVSKLILTVPAYNWLWSDEDIRAGHFRRYTMTSLRKELNDAGYEVVFSSYFFSFLILPIFLFRTVPYLLRKMSREQKNKAGIQEHRSSHIGQIQNLVEKLLSVEGSLLGKIPFGGSIIVVAKNKKQI, from the coding sequence ATGTCTGAATTTCAAAAAATCGATGGCATATACTTTTCCGAATCAAAAAAGAACGTCTCCTATCCAGAACAGGGAAATGATACTTACTTTGAAATTGAAGACAAAAGTTTCTGGTTTAAACATAGAAATTTGATCATCGAAAAGGTCCTGAAAAAGTATGTTCCGGAAATGATCGACTTTTATGACTTGGGAGGAGGCAACGGTTTTGTTGCACAAAAAATTGCTTCCATGGGCTATAGCGTGACCCTAGTTGAGGCCGGGAGCGGTGTGTTTAATGCGTTAAAAAGAGGAATTGATAATGTATATTGTGCGGATATAGTTGGCTTCAAATCGACGAAGCCAAATGCCGTTGTTGGCTTGTTTGATGTCATCGAACATTTTGACAAACCCGAAAACGTTTACAAAAGCATCCACGAAAACATGCCAGGGGTTTCAAAGCTGATATTAACTGTACCTGCCTACAATTGGCTATGGTCGGACGAGGACATTAGAGCTGGTCACTTTCGAAGATACACAATGACAAGCCTGAGAAAAGAACTGAATGACGCTGGCTACGAAGTCGTTTTTTCCTCCTACTTCTTTAGCTTCCTCATCCTTCCGATCTTCCTTTTCAGAACAGTTCCTTACTTGCTACGAAAGATGAGTCGCGAACAAAAAAATAAGGCAGGTATTCAAGAGCACAGGTCATCACACATTGGGCAAATTCAGAACTTAGTGGAAAAACTATTATCAGTTGAAGGCAGCCTGCTTGGAAAAATTCCATTTGGAGGCTCAATTATTGTAGTGGCTAAAAATAAAAAACAGATTTAA